The genomic segment CGTATTCTCCCCCAAACCATACAACGAAGCATCTAGTGGCAGTTTGGTTGAAATCTCAAGATACTGATCTTTAAAGACCAATGGACTATAAGGGTCTGATTCATCAGAGCTAGAATTGAAAAGGGTCTGACCATCTGATTTTCTTTTGACAGCAAAACTAAAAGGGTCAGTAGTAAAGGCGAATATGAGCTCATTGCTTTCATATTCTGATGATGCCATAAGGACTGAATTCTGGTTCTTTCTTGACCAAGCTATGGCTTTCTTCAGTGCTGCTGGCTTTTCTCTTGGTATCAAATCGTATGGAACttcccatctttctttttgtGCATCAGTTATGTGAACCCTCAAACGGTTATCTGTTTCATGCCTGAAAAGCCATCGCACAGCAGAAGAGGATCAAATTTTTTGCCAGAATTTTAAGGTGTGACTCAAAAAGAAGGACGACTGTACCAACAAAAAAGTTGAATTTTGATGAAGTACATGTACTTTATATGATGTATAAGGTGCTGAGAAAGTACCGCAAGAAATAAAAAGATCAAATTTTGACAAAGAAGATTTATTTGACATTTTCAGAAGGTGCTTGAAACAGAATTGCGAGAAAAGATAAATTTTTGACCAGAAAAAGCTAGTTAACAAGCTAAGGTCCTGAATAAGCTAAGGTCCTGAATAAAGGAATGCAAGAACTTAGAAAAAGGTCAAGTTTTTAACGAAAGGAAAGTTATGGAATTGCGATTGCACAGAACTTACTTTACATAGAGCTGCAGATAAGGAATATCAGGTCCATAGACATTGTTTTTCTGCTTAACTTGGAGCAGGCCTACTATACCTCCATCAGGGGACTCTTCTACAGAAATCAaactatagccttggccgattTTAGTTGGAACAGTTGAGACTACATCAACTCTAGCAATGGATAAAAGGATCACAAGAAAAAGAGGCAAAATGGAACAAAAGAATGAAGACTGAGAGAACAACATGATTCTACAAAGAAGAAAGGCACACTTGCCTTGATGACTGCTGTAATGTTATATAAGGGCCAAAAAAATGTGGTCATGGAGTCATAGGATCCGTGTGAGATGGATGAGGCTGATGGTGATCCAATGATCAGACCTTTTTCACAATTGCATGTGACTATGATGTTCTATAGAGGTCCCACTCCTTTTTTGTACTCCTTTTTCTCAGTTTTTGGTCCGCTTCTTAATCCTACTGAATGAATTAGCACTTAGCAGAAGTTTTGACGGAATTGGTTGCTGTCTGTTGCGGCAGTGCCTAGAACCGATACTCAAAGAATGGTCACTCTGGTATCCCTGCCGAATGCCGTTCAGGCTGTTTCCGATCAACTTGGGGTTGGGTAGATTTTCTAAAGGAGAGTTCTTGGCTACTTGGTAACATTGGGAATTGTAGActgaatttctttcttttctttttctcagtTGGTGTGATAGTTGTGAATGTATGGTGTGGTACTAGCTTCAGATATAATAGCTTTGCTAGAAATCAAAATTTATGCTCTAACAATCTTCACTAATATTTCATCAAACGACGCAATGATAACGAGTATCGATTACGGATGCATCCCCACAAGGCCGAGGCCGGCCTGTTTTCTTGGCAATGGCTTGGCCTTTTTATTGCAAGTGGTCCGACTTTCTAGTGAGTGGGAATTGCAGATTATTATTAATCAATAAAATGCTTCTAACCTAGAAGATGAACTTCCAGACATCATCAGCATCTCAATTATCCCCAggcaattttttttctctttaaacTCAACCCGATATAACATATTCtcgttaaataaaaaaaaaaaacaaatattcTAGGCAATGTTCGATGTAATCTGTCTGACTAAGCATGTCAGCATTAGTTATTATCAAATTAATCTGAGAAGGCGTGATAAATTTGGTTTCATCTGATTAATTTAAGTCAATAAAggtagagaaaaaaaataaagggagAACGACGTCTCATCGCTCTTTCTGAGTCTTTGAATTGAGAGACTGGAATATGATTCCTTTGTGTGATAAATTCGACGAAGACCAATTGTCGTTTATGGTGCATTATTTCTTTTTCAGTATCTTATTTTATCTTACCTTGTGTGCCGAAACAAAAACTTCTTAAAGAAAAAGTGAGAAATGCCAAATTGATCATCCTCAAATTTTGGATCTTTGTTCCTACTTCCATTACATTGGAACTAGTCTTGTCTtccttcaaacaaaaaaaaggaactaGTCTTGTCTACTGGTGAAATCTCGAAATAAAAGTATACGGTGCTtgcttcccaaaaaaaaaaaaagtgtacagtgctgataatattaattaatccttttgtttcaagaaaatcatgaacatagattttgatcattttatttcTCATGAATTTGAAATAATTGGGAGAAGGATTGGCTTAAATGATAAGGTGGTAAGGCTTAAATTGTACGTAACAATATTCACTTTAAATAAAAGTAATTGATTCACTAAAAAGCTCACTGCTATTTTTCCATCTTTCCAGAAACCAATGATGCCCCCGCGGGGCAGTTCGGACGGTTCGCTCATATGGCAACTTACCTGGCTTCGGTCAGGATTCGAGTCCCGTTGTTATCGTGTTCGGTGTGAAGTGGGACCTCCTCTCCCGGACCGCACGAGGATTAGTCGGACCCCGTAAGCAATGATCCGGATATCCCtgtattgataaaaaaaaaaaaaaaaaccgatgATGAAATGAATGGGCCTGTTATGGACCATGCCCCGATTGGATGACCTTTGGATCCATTATATTGTAGCCACATCTATAAATGCAAAGTGCTGTGCCACAAATGTCAGTTGTTGTAGGGTAATTTGAGATATCTTTTTAGGCTGTAAGGAAGCAGGCGTTGGAAATTTTCAGAGGGTAAATGATAAATAATCTAATGCTACAGACTGAAGTTTCGACAAAGCAATTTTAGGTTGCTTATTTgccattttctggtttctttgtTCCAAAGGGGAAGGAGAAATATTTGAACGAATACCAGACATATTTGCCTTACTTATTCAGCTTTGTgaccccaaaaaagaaaaaaaggaaaaaacattaATACTATTCTTCTTTTTGGATAAAGAACTTTGTACAGTTGGAGTTTCTTGAAGCATCTGGCTTATGAACTCTGTAAGCAGCCAACCAAAGTGTTATACGTGTGTTAGTATTGCTAGATTTTGGATAATTTCGTTTGTATATTCGAAATCTTTCTTCTATTAATTGAAAGAAGGGAATGATGATTTCATTGAAAATCATAAAGTGACGGGGGAAACGTCTCGAGAGAGTCCAATATATAAGTCAGGAATTCAACTCTGATCCGAAAGGTTAAATCATTAGGTTTCGAACCCTTACTTATATATTAAGTGTACTTTCTCCATCTCTTTCGAATCAATGTGGAACAAAATTCTTTACTTGTGAACCTAACATAAAGAACGTTATTGAAGGGGCTCTAACACATTATATTTATGTGTGTGTACAACATTTTCTTCGATCCAATTAATTACTCACCGCATGAAAATTTGAGATATAGAAgtccaaaaaatagaaagatagaTTATACCAGACAAATCTGCAATAGGAAGAGAAAATCACCAATTAAAAATGTACGagaataaggaaaaaaaaacataatcaCGTGAACATGGAGTAAATGCGACAATCGCATATCAGATATTGCTGCTTGCTATGAATAAGCAGGCAAATTTCGATACCATGAAAAGTATTTCACTAAAGCATAGCACCGACATATTTCTGATTCACACCAGATTTTCTTGAACCACAGTTTTTGTACTTTCTGTCTCACAATACTTACTTTTGGCTCTTCCGATATCTAGCATCAACTGCAATTATTAATTTTGTCTCAAGCCTCACAAACACCCCATTGAGATGAGCATCCAGAACAAAGATCCCgactttttcttcctctttttgtgtttttctgCAACTTTTTCATGCTAATCCTGAATTCCATGCCATCAAATATTCAAACGCATTTTCATGGTTTCAGGGTCAGTTCACATCATTGTCATTTTGCGGCTGTAAGTCCTTAATCTTGACCGGGATAAAACGTTGGTCCTGTTTAAATTAGGCGtgcaaaaccaagagaaaacgTTGGTCCTGCTTAGGCGTGCAAGAGAACCTTAGCGAAGAGgacaaaaccaagagaaaaacgTTGGTCCAGTTTAGACGTGAAAGAGAACCTTAGCGAAGAGCTACGCAACTTTAAATTTATTCATTcctgataagaaaatttcaaggcaaaaaaaaaaactttgatgCATAATATTATTGACTACAGTTgcaattctttctttctttcttttttcccgaGTTCAACCAGTCAGATTTAATATGTTCCATTTTCCAACTAAATAAGGGCCAGGCAGTCACTTCAGTGATTTTGAGAAGTGCAAGAACGATGAGCTCAACAAGGCAACTGGTGGGTGCATCAAAATGGTCCCAGAAAGAAGAGAATTTATTTCGATTGAAAAGCACCAAAGAAGTAGTAATTGAAACGGTCCTGGACTATCCATTATTGTTTGGGAAAGGAAGcaagaaagaatgaaagaaagaaatgtgGCCCTAGACAGAGTTGGTTAGTCATATGCATCTTGGCTTTCAATGAGATGTTGAAAGTCTAACCCAATTTCATCACCAGGAAACAAATGTAGCAGtttagattttctttttattattagttATTTGGACTCCTCAAGCAGTAAAACAAACACAGCCATCGctactattttatttttctagttCGCGCGTCATTAATTACGTACACTATTGAATTTTATATGTACACACACGCTTTTGATTACAACATGGATCTCAGTCGTAGACTGACATTTGTAATATAGAGCCCTAATCCAAGTTGATATATAGCCAGCGAAGGGGTTGTCAAATTTGATTATCTTTTCGTACGTGCAAGAAAAGTGCTTCCACAAAGAAAAGCTTTAAATGTCTTATTACAACGTCGGTTGAGGCGCGATTCGGAAACTGTCTGGCtaaaatgtgtgtgtgtgtgcgtgtgtgtacCAGCAatgtacaaaaatttaaaaaaaaaaaaaaagttgctaAGTTATTACTCTATCTCGAATATAGAATTTCCCCGCCCTTCATCCATCCTCTTGTTGGGaacaaataattttcaattGAAAGGGGCTGTGGAAACCATAAGatcgatttttctttttctttttaatttttagttcaCGAAGATGTCAAACCTCACAAcaggaaggaaaaagagaggCTTCAAGAGTCAGAACTACTTAGCATTCATATCAGTTGAGTTGAGTCTTATGGACAAACTCGTTCGATCTTTACAAATGATAGAAATACTTTCGTTAGATGGGAGAAATATTTTCGTTACCTGAAATTTGGCAATGGTGTGGTCACAATTGGTTTCGATGATAAAAGTAGGAGGGCAGCCCGTTAGTTAAATTTGGGTCAATTGTAATCATGGTTAAAGATGCGTACAGTGTGTAGTGGACTTGGGCAGTTTTGCACCTGTGTAGGTTTAATTGGGCTGTTTAGAGTCGATGCTCCGTCTAAAATAGAAATTCATGGACTTTTTGCTACAACAAATTCTGAAATTGACGATTTTACTTAATCAAGCAAAATGTCAAATAATGATTAGATTCGTGAAGGTTGACCGCATAAATGAGTCTACATTAATTACCATATATTAGGTTTTTGAGTAAAGGATTATGTCACACATTGGTCCGAGAGATAGAGAAAGAacggttaatatgtaagtaagggcTCGAAACCTAATGGATTAAACTTTTGGATCAGAATTGGGttcctgacttacatattgAACTCTTTGGTGGACTCTCTTAAGATGTTTTCTCCTATCAAATTGGCATCAGAGTTTCAGATTGCGAGACCGAGCTACTCATGGGCAAGTGGATTCTTCTCGGAGTTGGACCGGTAAAAATTCTCTTCTTAGTGATGGACCAAAGTGCCAAGAAGTTTGGTTCGTGTTGGACCACATGCGCCATGGGTTTGGTAAGGGGTTCGATTGGTATTAGACCAACAAGTTAAGGGTTAGCAGGGGTCTAGAATGCAGTTTGGATGTTGAAGAAGAGTGGTCCATGTTTGTGAGAAGAGGTGACCTTAGATGATAAGAAGTGTTTGCGTTGAGTATTAATGTGGGTTCGAAGAAAGGTTTGTAAATTTAGGTTTAATGTGAGAGGTTACTCATGAAGGGGGAAATTtgttaggttcatgagtaaagAATTATATCCCACATTGGTCCGAAACATAGAAAAAGAGTGGGTTATCTCCTAAGTGCTTTGAATTATCTTCTGATATTATTTTGGTGAAAAGCTGGAGAGGAATTGAGGGGAAATATATTGATCACTTATCTTTATCTTGCGGGAAGAAGGTCTTAGCTCTAGGTCCTCTACATGAACCAGAAGATGATACCAAGGAGGAGGAGAATAACTCCAATATCATCAAGTTTCTGAACACTAAAGATCAATCATCAGTGgtttatgtttcttttgggAGCGAATACTTCTTGTCCaggaagaaagggaagaaatgGCATATGGGTTGGACCTGAGTATTGCTAATTTCATATGGATAATTAGGTTTCCCGTGGGAAATGCCATTACCCTTGAGAAGCCTTACCAGAAGGATTTCTCGAGAGGGTGAAAGAGAGAGGTTTGGTGGTGAATGGATGGGCACCACAGGCTAAAATTCTTAAGCATCCAAGCACGGGTGGTATTGCGAGTCATTGCGGGTGGGGCTCTGTGATCGAAAGCATACATTATGGGGTTCCGTTGTTAGCCTTGCCCATGCTTTACGATCAGTTTATTCATGCTAGACTTGTGGTAGAGGTTGGTGTTGGCATTGAGATTCTCAAGGACGAAGATGGGCAGATAAAGAGGGAAGGGGTTGCTAAAGTCATAAATAAGGTGGTTGTAGAAAAGAAAGAGGTAAAATTATTGAAACAAAAAGCCAGAGAATTCCAATAATATTTTACAGCATAATTATTGGAATTTAATCCATTTGTCACTTACATATGGAATGGCGTTTGCGCGTTTCGAAATCTAGATTACACATTCAATCGAAagttaattgattgtcttgtcaaaaaaaaacacagaagtttttggttctttttttttttcgagttgaatgtattctttttttttttttccttttccgcaCAAACAATCTTATAACGCAGGCTCCGTACTGAAATTGCACCTGCGAAGAGAGCATTCAAACCTCGGAGGGAAGGGTTGGATTGTATGGTATAATGAGAGGAATTTTAAATTCACttgtgtggaaaaaaaaaattcgattTAGAGATCTCACAACTTGACTTGTGTATTTGATGAAACTTATGGTAAATAGAATCAAGTttaacttttttccttttttttttggtttcacaAACAATTTCCTATGCACGAATGATTGCGACTTTGGGCTGCCCTATTCACGAGTGTGCAGAACTAGTTATTGATTTTGATAGTAAACTTAGAATTTATCAATTaagattgctatttttatttttaggagtttttatagaaaaatatattataacgaTTTAATGTATGTGGAATTGATTGAAAAAATGTGTTCCTGAAAAacgtaaaaaattttctatggATTGATGCATGAAAGTTTGATTAAGTGGGATGAACCAATTCAGGATATAGATCGATTTGTGAGAGTTTATAATCCTAATTATTAGTCAATCATATATAGCTTGTTTTATTTTTACGTTCACTAAAAAAGTATTACTATTAGGAGGAGGAAATTTGGACAAAGTTCAGGCTGAAAATTTTGCGATGCTTCATTTGTACGGTGGGGAATTCGGCAGCGAAGCTGAAAATTGGTTGGCCCACTCCACCCACTTTCCAGCCCATTGGACCACAAAAGCAATTAATAGTCTCAAAAGTTCGAAGGCGGCCCTTTAAACTGTCGTATTTGTTAGGTGACAAATATTGGAAATACAACAGCCTGTACAAGTCGTGAAATTTTCTATTGGGCCATATCGGACAGCTCAGTTTAATGCAGACTGTGGCCATTTTGTCGCCAAggcattttgatttttctgcAGATATTTGGTTTCTATCAACACATGGGGATGGCAATGGATTGAATTTCAACCTACAAAATCCATACTACAATCAAGCAAAAAACTAAAATGtaaaaaactaaaattcaagaacaagcaaaaaactaaaatgtaaaaaataaaaaataaaaaaaaattaatcagtcagaaatatagaaaagaaaaaaaaatttgttcgaGGTTGATTGTAGGTGTCAAATGGGAATTATTTCAATTGAACTGCTACATTATTGGTTGGATGTTTGTTTTGGCATACTGAAGAAGATCATTATATGcaggcaattttttttttttccaattaattgTACATGATTATATTTTAACGTAATAAGAATGGTTGAAAATAGGTTCTTTATCCCAATTACTATAAAACCAGATTGAGATATATACAGCATCATTTTGGTCCTCTGAGTGTAAAATTTTAGGTATTGGGGCGCACTTTTAAGACCCAACGTTGAGTacgaaaaaaaggaaaagaaaacttcTTTTAATGAACATCCATTTGGTATTTAACAGGAATACTAGAAAATAGCATGAATTTTGATCATTCTCCTCAACATAAGAAGTTACATGAAGTCATGAACATTCTAACAACTATAAAATTTGACAAAGTAGACTAACTCTGTGATTTTCTGAGAATGCTAATGAATATATTATCACTAATTTCTTACGTAATTCACGGGAGAAAATATACTTCTCATTGCAAATTAAGCACGTTAGAAATCTAAATGATCATTCCTTTCagccattattttgttttccttttgctgTGATCCGTTGAACTGCCGGATAGTAGCGTTGATGATGCATCGTCAAAAATTATAGGCTATGTATAGTTTTCCTCGGTAACAGGATCACCACAATTCAGGATTCAATCATGGTTCGAagtctcggccgagtcgtcaccgtctcgGTCCCTACCAATACGATATCGTGACGAAACGATACCGAAATACTTGACTCGCCGAGAaatcggccgagtcgtcaccgcgACGGATTGACTCGGGCGAGTCACACCGAGTCACACCGAGTTATCCCGAGTCAAGACGAGAAATCAGCCGAGTCACACCGCGACGGATTGATTTGGccgtttcttttgctattttttaattatttttatttagcatacttttttatattattaacaatttttagaatattaaatactttaaaatttgcgtctcaCCGAGACCGTGACCGATATGTcgagaccgatgtggaacgttcCGAGCCGCGACCGCGACCGCGACTGTGACTTTGAACCATGGATTCAATACGAACGCATTCGAAACAATACGGACGCCCATTTGATAACAATTTTACGTGCTTGAATACAAATAAATTTGATAGCAAAAAGACTAAATTCTAGAAGGGAGTAGTTGTTCTTATCAAACCAGGCTAAGTCATCATAGCTGACTACCAGATATTGTTACTTGTTCTTGCTGCATAATAACCTGAGCTTCTCTACTGCTTCTAGCAATTCTCCTTCACCTTCTTCTCTCAACTTTTTAGTCAATTCTCTAGCTTTTTCTCTCTGTAGTTCTCCCTCTTTCTTCTCAACGACCACCTTATTTATGACTTTAGTAACCTCGTCCCTCTTTATCTGTCCATCTTCGTCCTTGAGAATCTCAATACCAACACCAATCTCTACTGCAAGTCTAGCATTAATAAACTGATCATAAAGCATGGGCAAGGCTAACAATGGAACCCCATAATATATGCTTTCGATCACTGAGTTCCACCCGCAATGACTCACAAAACCACCCGTGCTTGGATGCCCAAGAATTTTAACCTGTGGTGCCCATCCATTCACCACCAACCCCCTCTCTTTCACCCTCTCGAGAAATCCTTCTGGTAAGGCTTCTTCAAGGGTAATGGCATTTCCCACGGGAAACCTAATTACCCATATGAAATAAGCATTACTCAGCTCCAGCCCATATGCcatttcttccctttcttcctGGGACAAGAAGTATTCGCTcccaaaagaaacataaacCACTGATGATTGATCTTTAGTGTTCAGAAACTTGATGATATGGGAGTTATTCTCCTCCTCCTTGGTATCATCTTCTGGTTCATGTAGAGGACCTAGAGCTAAGACCTTCTTCCCGCAAGATAAAGATAAGTGATCAATATATTTCCCCTCAATTCCTCTCCAGCTTTTCACCAAAATAATATCAGAAGATAATTCAAAGCACTTAGGAGATAACTGAGCTTCTTGGGGTTCGATTGTGCTGGATCCTTGGGCAATGGCTGCCATCCTGTTTATTTCATAATCCCTCataaaaattgaaggaaaagggTAAGTCTCGTTAAACCCGGAGAATCCATACTTCAAGCAATGATAAAAGAAAGACATGTTTACTGCTCCACAGGTTACGAAATGAACAGAAGGGATATGATTCAGTGCAGCCAGCTCTGAAGCCCAAGGTTGGAAAACATCATAGATTAGCAAATCAGGTTTCAAAGTGTTGAGGATGTTTTGGAAATTGGTTTTTCCCATATAGAACACAATCTTGAGGGTTGATTTGAGATGGAGAGGGAGGTTTTTTGTTGTGTGATTGTGTCGAGGGAGTTCGGGCATATCTGGCAAATCCAGTAGTACTAATTCCATTGAATGATCGGAGAAGTACTCATCTaaggttttgtttttgttgatgAAATTCAAGTTGACCTCAGTGGAACAAAAATAAATCTGAAAGTTGTTTTTGGCGAGTCTCTTGGATAGTTCTAAGAAGGGAGAAATGTGGCCATGAGCTAGCCATGGGAACATCAGAACCCTGAATCTAGGAGGcgtatgaattttttttgatgTCTCCTCCATGGATGATAGAATGGTAGGAATCGTATGGGCGTATGGGTTGTCTTGGTTCTTGAAAGGGGTATTGTATGAAGCAGGAGAACTAGTGAATAAATAGCGAACGTTTGCTATAGGCAACACGTTCACGTTCACGTTCACGTTCATCCTGGACATTGAATGAGAAGAGACCAGTGTCGGTTGTATTCCAGGTGTCAAAGATTGGCGAGGGAACACAAAGGAGGAATACATATGCACTTCGCCATAGATCTTGAGGTCGTAGGTCGCAACTACGCATAAAGCATTGTAGCTATACAGTGCTTGCCTAACCCAACCATGTATTCAAATCTGGTCTCTCATCAATTGTCACAGATATGATTTTCTAAATTCAGATGGGTGTGTAATGCACCCGTTTGATTCGAGGGTGGTTAGTTTTTGTCGACTCTCTCATAGATCCAGTTAAATTCCTTTAGAATAGGTTAGAGTAAAAGTAGTACTAAATGTAGAATAGATTATTATCGAGTGTTgcacaacaaaaaaaaacccacTCATGCATGTACATGCAATGTTAAATATCAATCCACAACCAAAGGTAAATGGATCTTTTTCAAGATATTCTCTCAGAATGTGCTTTTCTTTCTTGCCCTGCTAACTTGATCGTTGGAGGCACAATGGGGAGAAATTAAAGCCCTGTCCTCCTCTTTTTCAGGTCATTCACCACTAGAGTAGAGCCAACTCTAAATCTGTTGACAAATTATTATCATCCGATGGTTTATTGTAGTTGTGGTTCCCAAACTTCTGCAAAAGCATATACACCATCTGAAAATTTTTTGCtccaaaattatatattttcgGTCATGCTGGCCCACCTTAAACAAATTTTCTCCCCATTCACTGCtcccaagtaaataattaagtAGTTTGACAATTACTGATCAAACCTGCAGATCAAACATCGAACGAGATCTTTCACTAAATTAATGCAATAATTCCAAATTATTAAGTTGTATTATTAATTTTGTTAAAAGCTTTCTACCTTCCGCGGCACACATCGACCTCAATAGTTGAATACTCGATGCTACTCTTCACTTTAACTGAGGGTTAAAGGAAgct from the Coffea arabica cultivar ET-39 chromosome 11e, Coffea Arabica ET-39 HiFi, whole genome shotgun sequence genome contains:
- the LOC113718603 gene encoding mogroside IIIx synthase-like, whose amino-acid sequence is MFSPIKLASEFQIARPSYSWASGFFSELDRWRGIEGKYIDHLSLSCGKKVLALGPLHEPEDDTKEEENNSNIIKFLNTKDQSSVVYVSFGSEYFLSRKKGKKWHMALPEGFLERVKERGLVVNGWAPQAKILKHPSTGGIASHCGWGSVIESIHYGVPLLALPMLYDQFIHARLVVEVGVGIEILKDEDGQIKREGVAKVINKVVVEKKEVKLLKQKAREFQ
- the LOC113718799 gene encoding UDP-glucosyltransferase 29-like, producing the protein MYSSFVFPRQSLTPGIQPTLVSSHSMSRMNVNVNVNVLPIANVRYLFTSSPASYNTPFKNQDNPYAHTIPTILSSMEETSKKIHTPPRFRVLMFPWLAHGHISPFLELSKRLAKNNFQIYFCSTEVNLNFINKNKTLDEYFSDHSMELVLLDLPDMPELPRHNHTTKNLPLHLKSTLKIVFYMGKTNFQNILNTLKPDLLIYDVFQPWASELAALNHIPSVHFVTCGAVNMSFFYHCLKYGFSGFNETYPFPSIFMRDYEINRMAAIAQGSSTIEPQEAQLSPKCFELSSDIILVKSWRGIEGKYIDHLSLSCGKKVLALGPLHEPEDDTKEEENNSHIIKFLNTKDQSSVVYVSFGSEYFLSQEEREEMAYGLELSNAYFIWVIRFPVGNAITLEEALPEGFLERVKERGLVVNGWAPQVKILGHPSTGGFVSHCGWNSVIESIYYGVPLLALPMLYDQFINARLAVEIGVGIEILKDEDGQIKRDEVTKVINKVVVEKKEGELQREKARELTKKLREEGEGELLEAVEKLRLLCSKNK